The Pricia mediterranea genome includes a window with the following:
- a CDS encoding sugar phosphate isomerase/epimerase family protein, translating to MPKIHFSRRNFIQSSALGAAGLFLAPALNASAPWGDLLAKSVPINAHLWVYASKFPPDWDATPVLDTIFSDLRYAGIDGLELMEGPLRHDDAVERLNKLVAKYGVPVSGSSYGVGFNMWDVGQHEKIMEDIHLVVPRLAQVGGKTFGISVGSKDGVKTESELDAQADLLKKVRTVCDNNGITANLHNHTYEVENNMHDLKGTLQRIPDFKLGPDINWLIRAGVDPVDFIETYGGQIVFLHIRDQYEDGTWSEYVGQGDTDFASIAEALKKQDFDGEVAIELAFPNDFAPENELKEDWKMSRKFVEKTFGW from the coding sequence ATGCCGAAAATCCATTTTTCAAGACGCAACTTTATACAATCATCCGCCCTCGGAGCGGCGGGACTGTTTTTGGCCCCCGCCCTGAACGCCTCTGCCCCATGGGGCGACCTTTTGGCGAAGAGCGTTCCCATTAACGCCCATCTTTGGGTCTACGCCAGTAAATTTCCTCCCGATTGGGATGCGACCCCCGTACTCGACACCATATTTTCGGATTTGCGTTACGCGGGTATCGACGGTCTGGAGCTTATGGAAGGCCCGTTGCGGCACGACGATGCCGTGGAGCGTCTCAATAAGCTGGTAGCTAAATACGGCGTGCCTGTTTCGGGATCCTCCTATGGAGTAGGTTTTAACATGTGGGATGTCGGACAACACGAAAAAATAATGGAGGATATCCATCTCGTCGTTCCCCGTTTGGCCCAGGTCGGTGGGAAGACGTTCGGGATTTCGGTCGGCAGCAAGGACGGCGTAAAAACGGAGTCCGAATTGGATGCCCAGGCCGATCTGTTGAAAAAGGTCCGGACGGTCTGTGACAATAATGGCATCACCGCCAACCTGCACAACCACACTTACGAGGTAGAGAACAATATGCACGACCTTAAAGGTACCTTGCAACGGATTCCCGATTTTAAACTGGGGCCTGATATCAACTGGCTGATCCGTGCGGGCGTAGACCCGGTGGATTTTATCGAAACCTATGGCGGACAAATCGTGTTCCTGCACATTCGCGATCAGTACGAAGACGGTACCTGGTCAGAATACGTCGGCCAGGGCGATACCGATTTTGCATCGATTGCCGAAGCCCTGAAAAAACAGGACTTTGATGGAGAGGTTGCCATAGAACTGGCCTTTCCCAATGACTTTGCCCCCGAAAACGAACTTAAAGAGGACTGGAAAATGAGCCGGAAGTTCGTTGAGAAGACTTTCGGGTGGTAA
- the gyrB gene encoding DNA topoisomerase (ATP-hydrolyzing) subunit B, which translates to MSEQPNKGEELNPENEAGQDRKEISGTDESTIPRQYSADSIQALEGMEHVRMRPSMYIGDVGSRGLHHLVYEVVDNSIDEAMGGYCDAISVVINEDNSITTRDNGRGIPVDLHKKEGVSALEVVMTKIGAGGKFDKDSYKVSGGLHGVGVSVVNALSDSLKATVYRDGKIWEQEYSRGKPLYPVKSVGETTERGTEVTFHPDTDIFKQSIEYSYETLASRMRELSFLNKGVTISITDRREKDDDGEFVSETFYSDEGLKEFIRFLDGTRVPLIQNVIAMEGEKNDIPVEVAMIYNDSYTENLHSYVNNINTHEGGTHLSGFRRGLTTTLKKYADASGMLDKVKFEIQGDDFREGLTAIVSVKVAEPQFEGQTKTKLGNREVSASVSQTVSEMLTNYLEEHPDDAKAIIEKVKLAAQARHAATKAREMVQRKNPMSIGGLPGKLSDCSEQDPAQCEVFLVEGDSAGGTAKMGRDRKFQAILPLRGKILNVEKAMSHKVFENEEIKNIYTALGVTIGTEEDSKALNLDKLRYHKVVIMCDADVDGSHIETLILTFFFRYMRELIEGGHVYIATPPLYMVKKGSKKRYAWSDEERDEIADSYSGGVSIQRYKGLGEMNAEQLWDTTMDPDFRILRQITIDNATETDRTFSILMGDEVPPRREFIEKNAKYANIDV; encoded by the coding sequence ATGAGCGAACAACCGAATAAAGGGGAAGAACTGAACCCGGAAAACGAAGCAGGACAAGATCGGAAAGAAATTTCCGGGACGGACGAAAGCACTATTCCAAGGCAATATTCCGCGGACAGTATTCAGGCCCTCGAGGGCATGGAGCACGTGCGTATGCGGCCTTCGATGTACATTGGTGACGTCGGCTCCAGAGGCCTGCACCATTTGGTTTACGAGGTGGTGGATAACTCCATCGACGAGGCCATGGGCGGGTACTGCGATGCCATCAGCGTTGTTATCAACGAAGACAATTCTATCACTACCCGCGATAACGGCCGGGGGATTCCCGTTGACCTGCACAAAAAAGAAGGTGTTTCGGCCCTTGAGGTGGTAATGACCAAGATTGGTGCGGGAGGCAAGTTCGATAAGGATTCTTACAAGGTCTCAGGAGGATTGCACGGGGTCGGGGTGTCCGTCGTAAACGCACTTTCCGATAGCTTGAAGGCGACCGTCTATCGCGACGGGAAGATTTGGGAACAGGAATACTCAAGAGGAAAGCCCTTATATCCGGTGAAAAGTGTCGGGGAGACTACGGAGCGGGGCACGGAGGTCACTTTCCATCCTGATACCGATATCTTCAAACAGTCCATCGAGTACAGTTACGAGACCTTGGCCAGCCGCATGCGCGAACTGTCCTTTTTGAACAAGGGAGTGACGATTTCCATCACGGATAGGCGTGAAAAGGATGACGATGGGGAATTCGTTTCCGAAACTTTCTATTCCGACGAAGGGCTGAAGGAGTTTATCCGGTTCCTCGATGGCACCCGGGTGCCGCTGATTCAGAACGTCATCGCGATGGAAGGCGAAAAGAACGATATTCCCGTTGAGGTCGCCATGATCTACAACGACAGCTATACCGAGAATCTGCATTCTTACGTCAATAATATCAACACCCACGAGGGGGGTACGCATCTTTCAGGATTTAGAAGGGGATTGACGACCACCCTAAAAAAGTATGCCGATGCCTCGGGAATGTTGGACAAGGTGAAATTCGAGATCCAAGGGGACGATTTTAGGGAAGGGCTAACCGCTATCGTGTCGGTCAAGGTGGCCGAGCCCCAGTTCGAGGGACAGACCAAAACGAAATTAGGCAACCGCGAGGTATCCGCCTCCGTTTCCCAAACGGTCTCTGAAATGCTGACCAACTACCTGGAAGAGCATCCCGATGACGCCAAGGCCATCATCGAAAAGGTCAAACTGGCCGCCCAGGCCCGACATGCGGCCACCAAGGCCCGGGAAATGGTACAGCGCAAGAATCCGATGAGCATCGGGGGACTGCCCGGAAAACTCTCCGACTGCTCCGAACAGGACCCCGCCCAATGCGAAGTGTTCCTCGTCGAGGGGGATTCCGCCGGGGGTACCGCGAAAATGGGAAGGGACCGGAAATTTCAAGCGATATTGCCACTCCGGGGTAAAATATTGAATGTCGAGAAGGCCATGAGCCACAAGGTCTTCGAAAACGAAGAAATCAAGAACATCTATACCGCCCTTGGAGTGACCATTGGTACGGAGGAGGACAGCAAGGCGCTCAATCTAGATAAACTGCGCTACCACAAGGTAGTCATTATGTGTGATGCAGATGTTGACGGTAGCCATATCGAGACCCTGATCCTTACCTTCTTTTTCCGCTATATGCGCGAACTGATCGAAGGCGGGCACGTGTACATCGCTACACCGCCGCTTTATATGGTAAAAAAGGGCAGCAAGAAACGCTACGCTTGGTCCGACGAAGAACGGGACGAAATTGCCGACAGCTATAGCGGTGGGGTCAGCATTCAGCGTTACAAAGGTCTTGGGGAAATGAACGCCGAACAACTTTGGGATACGACTATGGATCCGGACTTTAGGATACTACGGCAGATTACGATCGATAATGCCACGGAAACCGATCGTACCTTTAGCATACTCATGGGCGATGAGGTGCCCCCGCGAAGGGAGTTTATCGAGAAAAACGCCAAGTACGCGAACATTGATGTTTAA
- a CDS encoding GMC family oxidoreductase has translation MNINGKVDAENTYDAIVIGSGISGGWAAKELCEKGLKTLVLERGKMVEHITDYTTASTPPWEFKHRGAIPQKIKEENPVVSRCYAFNEATEHFFVKDKEHPYEQKKPFDWIRGYQVGGKSLLWARWTQRWSDLDFEANAKEGIAVDWPIRYRDIDPWYGYVEKFAGISGNKDGLSVIPDGEFLPPMKMNCLEKEVKNRLNKLYDDRHLVISRTANLTKRHNGRGPCQYRSLCSRGCPFGGYFSSNSSTLPAAEKTGNMTLRPFSVAQSILYDEASGKATGVRVIDTNTKDTRDYYAKIVFVNASTLNSTLLLMNSKSERFPNGMGNDSGELGHNLMDHNYNCKVEGELEGFEDKYYSGRRPTGTYLARFRNFGKDRQDNFKRGYSYACGGSRSPHSETARVAIGESLMADLTQLGPWKFGFSGMGECLPYHENKITLSTNATDDWGMPLLEIDAEYKANEVAMTRDMIDTAMEMLDTMGFKNIEDKKEIRNIGLNIHEMGTARMGRDPRTSVLNRNNQVWGAENVFVTDGASMTSSACQNPSLTYMALTARAADFAVKELKRRNL, from the coding sequence ATGAACATCAATGGAAAGGTTGACGCGGAAAACACCTATGACGCCATCGTTATAGGCTCCGGTATCAGTGGGGGCTGGGCCGCAAAGGAACTCTGTGAAAAGGGACTCAAAACCTTGGTGCTCGAACGGGGTAAAATGGTCGAACATATCACCGACTACACCACTGCAAGTACCCCGCCCTGGGAGTTTAAGCACCGGGGCGCCATCCCCCAAAAGATCAAGGAAGAAAATCCCGTTGTCAGTCGATGCTATGCCTTCAACGAGGCAACGGAGCATTTTTTCGTTAAGGACAAAGAACATCCCTACGAACAGAAAAAACCCTTTGATTGGATCCGAGGCTATCAGGTCGGGGGAAAATCCCTGCTCTGGGCACGGTGGACCCAGCGGTGGAGCGACCTTGACTTCGAGGCAAACGCCAAAGAGGGCATTGCGGTAGATTGGCCCATCCGGTATCGCGATATCGATCCCTGGTACGGCTATGTGGAAAAATTCGCGGGCATTAGTGGGAATAAAGACGGACTTTCGGTCATTCCCGATGGCGAATTCCTCCCACCCATGAAAATGAACTGCTTGGAAAAAGAGGTGAAAAACAGGCTCAATAAGTTGTACGACGATCGGCATTTGGTCATATCCCGTACGGCCAATCTGACCAAGCGCCACAACGGCCGCGGTCCCTGTCAGTATCGAAGCCTGTGTAGCCGGGGCTGTCCCTTTGGAGGCTATTTCAGCAGCAATTCCTCGACCCTGCCGGCCGCGGAAAAAACCGGAAACATGACCCTGCGTCCCTTTTCGGTGGCGCAGTCCATTCTCTACGACGAAGCTTCCGGCAAGGCGACCGGGGTAAGGGTCATCGATACCAATACCAAGGATACGCGGGACTATTACGCCAAAATTGTCTTCGTCAATGCGTCCACCTTGAACTCAACCTTACTGCTTATGAACTCCAAATCGGAGCGTTTTCCCAATGGGATGGGCAACGATTCGGGGGAACTCGGCCACAATTTGATGGACCACAATTACAACTGCAAGGTAGAGGGCGAACTTGAGGGTTTTGAGGATAAATATTATTCGGGAAGAAGGCCCACCGGCACCTATCTGGCCCGTTTCCGGAATTTCGGAAAAGATCGGCAAGACAACTTTAAGCGCGGTTATTCCTATGCCTGTGGAGGGTCGCGATCACCGCATAGCGAGACGGCAAGGGTCGCTATTGGGGAGTCCCTTATGGCAGACCTAACTCAGTTAGGTCCGTGGAAATTCGGTTTCAGTGGAATGGGCGAATGCCTTCCCTATCACGAAAACAAAATCACTTTGAGCACGAATGCCACTGACGATTGGGGTATGCCGCTGTTGGAAATCGATGCGGAGTACAAGGCCAATGAAGTCGCCATGACCAGGGACATGATCGATACCGCGATGGAGATGCTCGACACCATGGGATTCAAGAATATCGAGGATAAAAAGGAGATACGGAACATCGGGTTGAACATTCACGAAATGGGCACTGCTCGAATGGGCCGCGATCCCAGGACCTCGGTCTTGAACCGCAACAATCAGGTTTGGGGCGCCGAGAACGTTTTTGTGACCGATGGCGCCTCCATGACCTCGAGTGCCTGTCAAAATCCGTCCCTGACCTATATGGCACTGACCGCCCGGGCGGCCGATTTTGCGGTAAAGGAATTGAAAAGACGCAATTTATAA
- a CDS encoding malate dehydrogenase encodes MKVTVVGAGAVGASCAEYIAIKDFAAEVVLLDIKEGYAEGKAMDLMQTASLNGFDTKITGVTGDYAKTADSDIAVITSGIPRKPGMTREELIGINAGIVKEVSSKLVEQSPNIIIIVVSNPMDTMTYLVHQTTDLPKNRIIGMGGALDSARFKYRLAEAMEAPISDIDGMVIGGHSDTGMVPLTSHATRNSIKVSEFLSEERLQQVAEDTKVGGATLTKLLGTSAWYAPGAAVSGLVQAIACDQKKMFPCSTLLEGEYDLDDICIGVPVILGRDGIEKIVDIPLSDAEKDKMQESAEGVKKTNGLLQL; translated from the coding sequence ATGAAAGTTACCGTAGTAGGGGCAGGAGCCGTAGGTGCAAGTTGCGCGGAGTATATTGCCATAAAAGATTTTGCGGCCGAGGTCGTTTTGTTGGATATCAAGGAAGGCTACGCCGAGGGCAAGGCCATGGACCTGATGCAGACCGCATCCCTAAACGGGTTCGATACCAAGATTACCGGGGTTACAGGAGACTATGCAAAAACGGCCGACAGTGATATCGCCGTGATTACCTCCGGCATCCCCAGAAAACCGGGGATGACCCGAGAGGAATTAATCGGTATCAACGCCGGCATCGTCAAGGAAGTGTCTTCCAAGCTCGTCGAACAATCCCCCAATATTATCATTATCGTAGTAAGCAACCCCATGGATACCATGACCTATCTCGTACACCAGACCACCGACCTGCCCAAGAACAGGATTATCGGAATGGGCGGTGCCCTCGATAGCGCCCGTTTCAAGTACCGATTGGCCGAGGCCATGGAAGCGCCGATATCGGACATAGACGGGATGGTTATCGGCGGACACAGCGACACCGGTATGGTGCCGTTGACTTCGCACGCGACGCGCAACAGCATCAAAGTGAGCGAATTTCTTTCGGAAGAGCGATTGCAACAGGTAGCCGAGGATACCAAGGTCGGTGGGGCGACCCTGACCAAACTACTGGGCACCAGTGCCTGGTATGCGCCCGGGGCCGCGGTATCGGGATTGGTACAGGCCATTGCCTGCGACCAGAAGAAAATGTTTCCCTGTTCTACTTTGTTGGAAGGCGAATACGATCTCGACGACATCTGTATAGGTGTACCCGTAATCTTGGGCCGGGACGGTATCGAAAAAATTGTGGATATCCCGCTGAGCGACGCCGAAAAAGACAAGATGCAGGAAAGTGCTGAGGGAGTGAAAAAAACCAATGGACTGTTGCAATTGTAG
- a CDS encoding NYN domain-containing protein has protein sequence MDLNLAVLIDGDNIPSAYVKEMMEEIAKYGNPTIKRIYGDWTNPRLGKWKNILLENAITPIQQYGYTQGKNATDSAMIIDAMDILYSGKVNGFCIVSSDSDFTRLATRLREAGMQVFGIGEKKTPSPFIVACDRFIYLEILKKPEATASNDSKEKSGSKSEVEKITPKDLRFMSTTIDDVSDDDGWAFLGDVGSLLQKKQPNFDSRNYGFPKLTPLLASIPHFDIERREDAKGRKKLVYVKIKEKKRPKSRKK, from the coding sequence ATGGACCTAAATCTAGCAGTATTAATCGACGGCGACAATATCCCCTCCGCCTATGTCAAGGAAATGATGGAGGAAATCGCCAAATACGGTAATCCGACCATCAAACGAATTTATGGGGATTGGACGAACCCGAGGTTGGGCAAGTGGAAGAACATCCTCCTGGAAAACGCGATCACCCCGATTCAGCAATACGGTTATACCCAAGGGAAGAACGCGACGGATTCCGCCATGATCATCGATGCGATGGATATTCTATATTCCGGAAAGGTGAACGGGTTCTGCATCGTGAGCAGTGATAGTGATTTTACCCGATTGGCGACCCGACTTCGGGAAGCGGGCATGCAGGTGTTCGGTATCGGTGAAAAGAAAACTCCCAGTCCCTTTATCGTGGCCTGTGACCGGTTTATTTACCTTGAAATCCTGAAAAAACCGGAGGCTACGGCCTCCAATGATTCGAAGGAGAAGTCCGGTTCCAAAAGCGAGGTGGAAAAGATTACGCCAAAAGACCTACGGTTTATGTCCACGACCATCGACGACGTCTCCGACGACGATGGCTGGGCCTTTTTGGGCGATGTGGGCAGCCTGTTGCAGAAAAAACAGCCCAACTTCGATTCCCGAAACTACGGGTTCCCGAAGCTAACCCCGTTATTGGCTTCCATTCCCCATTTCGACATCGAACGTCGCGAAGATGCCAAGGGACGCAAGAAACTGGTTTACGTCAAGATCAAGGAAAAGAAGCGTCCCAAATCACGTAAAAAATAA
- the asnB gene encoding asparagine synthase B, translated as MCGIVCAFDIKQPSEILRPQLLEMSKKVRHRGPDWSGIYADDKAVMAHERLAIVDPASGKQPLLSADKKLVLAANGEIYNHRELRKQFEGEYEFQTESDCEVILALYRKKGPDFIDEMNGIFGFAIYDVEKDEYFIARDHMGIIPLYIGWDKNGTFYVASELKALEGTCTKIELFPPGHYFHSSDGEFKKWYTRDWMEYGAVKENETSIQEIREALEAAVHRQLMSDVPYGVLLSGGLDSSVTSAIAKKYAEKRIESDDTTGAWWPQLHSFSVGLKGSPDLAAAQKVADHIGTVHHEIEFTIQEGLDAIKDVVYNLETYDITTIRASTPMYLMARVIKSMGIKMVLSGEGADELFGGYLYFHKAPNAKEFHEETVRKLSKLHMYDCLRANKSLAAWGIEGRVPFLDKEFMDVAMRINPEDKMINGERMEKWVVRKAFEDYLPESVAWRQKEQFSDGVGYSWIDTLKVLVNDEVSDEQLANAKYRFPIQTPTSKEEYYYRSIFESHFPSDAAAQCVPQEASVACSTQIALEWDEAFKNMNDPSGRAVAMVHTDAY; from the coding sequence ATGTGTGGAATTGTATGTGCATTCGATATAAAACAGCCCAGTGAAATCTTAAGGCCACAGTTGTTGGAAATGTCAAAGAAAGTGAGACATCGCGGTCCGGATTGGAGCGGGATATATGCGGATGATAAGGCGGTCATGGCCCACGAAAGATTGGCCATCGTCGATCCCGCTTCGGGGAAACAACCTTTGTTGAGTGCCGATAAAAAATTGGTACTGGCCGCCAATGGGGAGATTTATAACCACCGCGAGCTACGCAAACAGTTCGAGGGCGAGTACGAATTTCAAACGGAATCCGATTGTGAGGTCATTTTGGCTCTGTACCGGAAAAAGGGTCCCGATTTTATCGATGAAATGAACGGTATTTTCGGGTTTGCCATTTACGACGTGGAAAAAGACGAATATTTTATCGCCCGCGACCACATGGGTATTATTCCTTTATATATAGGATGGGATAAAAACGGCACCTTTTACGTGGCTTCGGAACTTAAGGCCTTGGAAGGCACCTGCACCAAAATCGAGCTGTTCCCACCGGGACATTATTTTCATAGCAGCGATGGGGAATTTAAAAAGTGGTACACCCGGGATTGGATGGAATACGGGGCCGTAAAGGAGAACGAGACCAGCATCCAAGAAATACGGGAAGCTTTGGAGGCAGCGGTACACCGACAGCTGATGTCCGACGTACCGTACGGAGTGCTACTTTCGGGGGGGTTGGACTCCTCCGTAACCTCGGCCATCGCCAAAAAATATGCAGAAAAACGAATCGAGTCCGACGACACGACCGGCGCTTGGTGGCCGCAACTGCACTCATTTTCGGTGGGACTGAAAGGGTCTCCCGACCTCGCTGCCGCGCAAAAGGTGGCCGATCATATCGGGACGGTGCACCATGAAATCGAGTTTACCATCCAAGAGGGCCTCGACGCCATTAAGGACGTGGTGTACAACCTGGAAACCTATGATATTACGACCATTCGCGCCTCGACCCCCATGTACCTTATGGCCCGTGTCATCAAATCCATGGGGATAAAAATGGTACTCTCAGGAGAGGGGGCGGACGAACTCTTCGGGGGCTACCTCTACTTTCACAAGGCCCCGAATGCCAAGGAATTCCATGAGGAAACCGTACGGAAGTTGAGCAAGTTGCACATGTACGACTGTCTGCGGGCCAACAAAAGTCTGGCCGCCTGGGGCATCGAGGGTCGGGTGCCGTTCTTGGACAAGGAGTTTATGGATGTCGCCATGCGCATCAATCCAGAGGATAAAATGATCAACGGCGAACGGATGGAGAAATGGGTCGTCCGCAAGGCCTTTGAAGACTACCTGCCCGAAAGCGTTGCCTGGCGACAGAAGGAGCAGTTTTCCGATGGGGTCGGCTATAGCTGGATCGACACCCTGAAAGTATTGGTCAACGATGAAGTATCCGACGAGCAATTGGCCAATGCGAAGTACCGCTTTCCGATACAGACCCCGACCAGTAAGGAGGAGTATTACTACCGTTCCATTTTTGAATCGCATTTCCCCTCCGATGCGGCCGCGCAATGCGTGCCCCAAGAAGCCTCTGTAGCCTGCAGTACCCAGATAGCGCTGGAGTGGGACGAGGCCTTTAAGAACATGAACGATCCGTCCGGTAGGGCAGTGGCCATGGTGCACACGGACGCTTATTAA
- a CDS encoding amidohydrolase, whose translation MKKILPLLLLVLASCDNAKEKVDLLVVNANVYTVDDEFSKAEAFAVNEGKFTAVGTTEEIRDSYTADEIIDADGRTITPGLIDAHCHFYGLGLNQQTVDLTGTQSFVEVLERVEQFQKKNRKDFILGRGWDQNDWEDKEYPTRKELDELFPDTPVVLTRIDGHAMLVNKAALDLAGIDRQTQVEGGEIVKGAMGLTGVLVDNPMQLINSITPAPDRETRIEALKDAERICLDYGLTTVNDAGIGRSTIELIDSLQQVGELSIRVYAMVGNTPENLDHYIGQGPMKTDLLNVRSVKVYADGALGSRGAYLKEPYSDKPGYRGAMVTPIDEIEALAQRLADSEYQMNTHAIGDSANAVVLRAYQNVLDDSADRRWKVEHAQIIDPVDFKYFGKNIIPSVQPTHATSDMYWAEDRLGEERMHGAYAFKQLLDQAGTVALGTDFPVEKVSPFLTFYAAVARKDLEGYPEGGFQTEDALSREEALKGMTIWAAHSNFEEDEKGSIEKGKFADFVIYDKDLMQVPMDEIPAITAEQTFVSGKAR comes from the coding sequence ATGAAAAAAATACTGCCGTTACTTTTATTAGTTCTTGCCAGTTGTGATAACGCCAAGGAAAAAGTGGATTTGCTCGTTGTCAATGCCAATGTGTACACCGTCGACGATGAATTTTCGAAAGCGGAGGCCTTCGCCGTAAACGAAGGAAAGTTCACGGCGGTGGGAACCACCGAGGAAATCCGAGATTCCTATACCGCCGATGAAATAATCGATGCGGACGGGCGTACGATAACCCCAGGGCTTATCGATGCCCATTGCCACTTCTATGGTTTGGGACTCAACCAGCAAACCGTTGACCTTACCGGCACCCAAAGTTTTGTAGAAGTGTTGGAACGGGTGGAGCAATTTCAAAAAAAAAATCGCAAGGATTTTATCCTGGGACGGGGATGGGACCAGAACGACTGGGAAGACAAAGAATACCCCACGCGTAAGGAACTGGACGAACTTTTTCCCGATACACCGGTAGTCTTGACCCGAATCGATGGGCACGCCATGCTGGTCAACAAGGCCGCCCTTGATTTGGCCGGTATCGATCGGCAGACCCAAGTCGAAGGCGGTGAAATCGTAAAGGGCGCCATGGGCCTCACGGGCGTGCTGGTCGATAACCCCATGCAGCTCATCAATTCCATTACCCCGGCACCGGACCGGGAAACCCGCATCGAAGCTTTAAAGGATGCCGAGCGGATCTGTTTGGACTATGGACTGACCACTGTCAACGACGCGGGTATCGGCAGATCGACCATCGAACTTATCGACAGCCTTCAACAGGTCGGCGAACTATCCATCCGGGTGTATGCCATGGTGGGCAATACCCCGGAAAATTTGGACCATTACATTGGGCAGGGCCCCATGAAGACCGACCTTTTGAACGTGCGTTCCGTAAAGGTATATGCCGACGGCGCACTGGGATCGAGAGGTGCCTATCTCAAGGAGCCCTATTCCGATAAACCGGGTTATCGCGGCGCCATGGTCACCCCGATCGATGAAATCGAAGCCTTGGCCCAGAGGCTTGCGGATTCCGAATATCAGATGAACACACACGCCATAGGTGATTCTGCCAATGCCGTGGTGCTGCGTGCGTACCAAAATGTGTTGGACGACAGTGCCGATCGCCGCTGGAAGGTGGAGCACGCCCAAATTATCGATCCGGTCGATTTCAAATATTTTGGGAAGAATATTATTCCCTCGGTACAGCCCACCCACGCTACTAGCGATATGTATTGGGCCGAAGACCGCTTAGGGGAAGAACGGATGCACGGGGCCTACGCCTTTAAACAATTATTGGATCAAGCGGGAACGGTCGCACTAGGAACCGACTTCCCCGTCGAAAAGGTGAGCCCCTTTTTGACCTTCTACGCCGCCGTGGCCCGAAAAGACCTCGAAGGATATCCCGAGGGGGGATTTCAAACAGAAGATGCCCTTTCCCGGGAAGAAGCGTTGAAAGGGATGACCATTTGGGCCGCCCATTCCAACTTTGAAGAAGATGAAAAGGGAAGCATCGAAAAGGGCAAATTCGCCGATTTTGTGATTTACGACAAAGATTTGATGCAGGTGCCAATGGATGAGATTCCTGCCATTACCGCCGAGCAGACCTTTGTGAGCGGAAAAGCTCGCTGA
- a CDS encoding DUF2911 domain-containing protein, with product MKKVCTAAFLALILMASTEVAAQEFSGIDKSPMDMASFPTNYQNADKVIRIIYSRPQLKGRSMNELAPQGEVWRTGANEATEITFYKDVNFGGRDIKAGTYSLFTIPDQGEWTVALNKNLNQWGAYSYDESADVARVKVPHNTDSKSLEEFSIAFKETDQGADMVMGWDKTRVSVPITVK from the coding sequence ATGAAAAAAGTATGTACTGCTGCCTTCTTGGCATTGATCCTAATGGCTTCGACGGAAGTCGCCGCACAGGAGTTTAGTGGAATCGACAAAAGCCCAATGGATATGGCTTCCTTTCCCACCAACTATCAGAATGCCGACAAAGTCATTCGTATCATTTACAGCCGGCCGCAGCTTAAGGGAAGGTCCATGAACGAACTCGCTCCTCAAGGAGAGGTATGGCGGACCGGGGCCAACGAAGCCACGGAAATCACTTTTTATAAGGACGTCAATTTTGGAGGAAGGGACATAAAGGCCGGAACGTATTCACTGTTCACCATTCCCGACCAGGGAGAGTGGACCGTTGCCCTGAACAAAAACCTCAACCAATGGGGCGCCTACTCCTACGACGAAAGTGCCGATGTGGCACGGGTCAAAGTGCCTCATAACACCGATTCCAAGTCTTTGGAAGAGTTTTCCATCGCCTTTAAGGAAACGGACCAGGGTGCCGATATGGTGATGGGATGGGACAAGACTCGGGTCTCGGTACCGATTACCGTAAAATAA